Part of the Spinacia oleracea cultivar Varoflay chromosome 5, BTI_SOV_V1, whole genome shotgun sequence genome, ggatgggaagatagcctagatctaattgagttttcatacaacaataactatcatgccagtattggaatggcaccattcgaagccctgtatggacgaaaatgcagaagtccattatgttggagtgacattagtgaacccgtcgtactaggtccccaaatgatagaggacactatgaatcaggttaggactattcaatccaaaatccaagccgcacAAGATCGCCAAAAGCGCTACGCAGacttaaagcgtagggatgaagagttccaaataggtgacaaagtgttgcttaaggtttcaccaatgaaaggtgtgatgagatttgggaagaaaggaaagcttagcccaaagtatataggcccatatgagatcctagaacggatagggaaggtagcgtatagattaggcttgcccatggacttgcatagagtgcataatgtgtttcatgtatctcagttgagaaagtatgtcccggataagtctcatgtactgcaaccgaagaccatagagttagaccaaagtttttcctttgaggaaagacctgtcaaaatccttgatagtaaagtgcgtagtacacagactaaggatgttaagatcgttAAAGTGTttggtctaaccaagaatctgaggaagctacctgggaagctgaggaagaaatgagaaagaaatatcccgagctttttcccgaggttagttgagttacggggtcgtaactcgttttctttatggggggtagagtgcggtagaatttcgtgatttttaccttatttacctgAATTATCCTTTAagatatgcttgaatcgttgtttccagtgaagtttcactgtttattgtcatgttgaattacttaaagagtacagcaactaaaactttttgcaaagaaaacgcactaaagtctcataatagtctcaagtctagttttaaagttgtgacttccgtgcccaagtttggggacgaaacttcttttaaggagggtagactgtaatacctcgtatttttctataattataaatatattttattatatttataaagcatttcgttgtatttataaaatattttataaattaattccatttaataggaattaaatgcattttatttttaattaatttaattattaattaattatgaaaaccgtattttttattaaatagattcaatgaatttatttaatcgggatttgtttggtcgtatttcgaaaacgaatttaaattaattaaagccCAGTCGTTTTTCcataatcaaacccaacaaagcttgcaaggagtaaacttaaatgagcccggtaataagcccaactcaaaattaccttAACCTatcccacatgggagagaaaacctataaatagacctcacattaaaccctcacaagaaAATTCagcaatctctctctctctcctctcttttctctccttgcggcacaccccCACGCCCCACACTCTCTTCGTCGTCTttgcttgcagcccaaggcagccCCGTGCATGCCATCCTCGCAGCCGCAACGTAGCACACGAGTGCTTGCGTGCCTGCGCCTTGCTGCCCCTCTCCTTGCCTCGTCCCGCGTCGCGTCACAGCGCagcctcgctgctgctgtgtgtgtgtgtgtctcACCCCGTGCCAGCGCCAGCGCCCCTCGCCCACTCGTCCCTTGCGCGCGCGCGATGCTGCTGCTTGCGGTGCGTGTTGCgtgcgttgttgttgttgcttgttgttgttgttgcgttgtttcgatcggcgcacacacacacaacacgattaattgttgtgtgcgtgtgtgttgttcAATTGGGTCAAtcaaatttatatttttaaaaacattaattttcagttttaaattgttttaattattatgattattttattatttgggttatttaaattgattagaacggttatgaacaccgtattggtttattgtcgtatttaaattaaagagattggttttgatgattgaaattattattttcaggtttaatgaGTTAGTGTCGATTTTTGAAGTAAAAACATGTTTTTATGATAaactattattagggttttgattCCAATTAATTAAGAGATTGATTCACATGAtctaatgacaatttaaattaggaaaatttgtaattattaatccaatctttgcccggttttctttaattaagcctacctatgcgatatttctaaataatccaacctttatgacccaactactattattaagcctggatgacctgttacctgctacaaagtcaaggaaaatttgtaattattaatccaacctttgttcaattttctttaattaagcctacctatgcgatatttctaaataatctaacctttatgacccaactactattattaagcctggatgaccggttacctgctacaatgTCAAtgttaaaaacgttgacaacctaaagttggtttccctgctaaaatattggacacgtcatcatcacttgccacctaaacaaggatttcatttttttttcaaaaaacccttaacccttctcttctctgtaccgtgttcaattcctctctcctccattactgctgcttcaataacaattgtactggttcatgacatcatcagcgattttcttgtggaaataggtgacttcatccacgcgcattcaaatttcgtctccaaaattgtacaattgaaggtgaacttatgaaccttagcgtttttgttccttttttggtaaattttgaattttgggcttccttgatggtcagttcgtaaaaaccctAGCTGTTgaaataatatagtttttttgtgttgtgggatgttgtttattgtggtcttgttgaaaatttagaaagaaaaaaaaaacttgaatttgaaaaagATCCAGATCTaacaggcaattgctttaccccagtcatagcaattgctgattatttttgatgaacttcgaatggatCGAATGGAGAAgtatgagggatcgacaatggtggagaagaggtagaagagaaataatggagaggagttcagagatgaagcagaaaatcgcagaggagagaggaacgaaaattaaaatagtaattaaagaaaataagggggggaaaaaattataattgttatatgctACGTAAGGttgaataccgcctatagcaggttaataacttgttaggcttaataatagtagttgggtcataaaggttggattatttaaaaatatcgcataggtaagcttaattaaagaaaatcgggcaaaggttggattaataattacacattttcctttaaattatgggattcaacttaaatttcagattttttataagctttaaaaaagttggtttttaatggttttaaagctaaaaagtcaatatttttatgttaggacttgagttgactatttgagactattaaatcaACGATTAAcgattgatttctaattaaactaagagttttagaatcttaaatagttgctggaaatttagtaaacatggataataatttagttctccttttgtgtttataggagttgatttctagtgagtcgtgattcgcacagtggcccccgtacttaggtattccaggtatgtacaagactagggtgaccacccatcccttgaggactttgtgaagtgtattgaatgcgaatcatgtgaacttatatgtgttatgaattcatgtttgatgattgggaatgaatatgttattgtgaattcatgtttgatattgagaacgagcatgttattattattattgaatctatgtgaatgagcatgttattaattgaattatgttttgtagattctattgaactatcatgttatggacttttataatcgttgaattatgtcaagcatgttgttcaagttggtttgcatgtatgagtagtgcgcatgcaagttgttattattattatgctatagtacaggatgtctagcataaataTTAAGctagtcgaatattgccagtgagcgatatatattctaccaagggtcgggtagaatatgttagagagtatgtgaattgaattaaggataattcgtgctaagggaacaccccgcttgttaataggcaatgtcgggttatctcaaacagtgtttttgagaaggaacaatgggagtaatttcacttgagtctatgtttgatcacaagccctaaataattaaaataatgaagtgtcattgttgaattgtttaattgttcaattgtttgtatgttgtgtcttgagtagagtcttgagtcgccttgaacataatatactaattaacgtaaagtgtaacccgaaagagcttcaaaactcttggaacgtatataccttgagtatgaacaatggggagagtcttgccggaaaacttgtactcctagaatgatacaagacgttgtttcattcttcttttatgccgttgtgtcggtatggcccgactgtcggtagtagcccgacttattttggtgtatggttggctcccatcacccttttctttccttttgaggatactttactttacccgttcgaagctactttttattaatctgtgagtcaagagtcgtgtcaagtgtcgagtcttgtctccatgtttgtttgtttattacatggcttttgcatgtggatcatttaatttgtcgagtgaagcatgttaggatagaatgttattctagcttgttcgtactcagcttttgctgacttcgtgcttcatgtcttctggtcatggcctttgccttaatgaccctatgatgatccatcaattgcatttgcgttgttggggagtagatttataataaagcaggtttgtagagataacttgcgggaggagttatcatgggattcgagttgagagtttaattcttccgtattttataaactctattattttttatttatagtcatgactaatactatctacagttaatggatttttaaatgatttaatactttggatttgggcctcaacggttccaacttgttttaatgaccattaactatttatttaatatgttttgaaagttagttaattccgctgcgtagtTCTGGTAAATaaccttagccgttatcacggtggcggtagtatcttggtaattcctgtgttttaagttggaaaatgttttataaaaagcaagcaattattagggtgttacaccttTCCCGTTACAATGAGTACAAGTGCGATTCATTTTCTCCTTTTTCAATTCTTTCCAATCTTTCTTTCCAGATCCGGCAGTGTACTTCTGAGAATAAGTCTGACCCCCTCTGTAAGCTTGTGCAACAATAGCACTGCTGGTCATAGCATTACACTCAACAGTAGCAATACTCACTCCTTCTGCTTCTCTATTTGTTGAGTAATTGAGAAAAATCTGTTAATGATAGGCAAAGGATCCATGGACAACACATTTGTCACAATGCTGTCAAAACCTCCATTCAATCCAAGCAAGAACTTCATCATTTTATCCTCCTCTTCAAACTCAGCTATCTTTTTCAGAAAATGGCAGCTACAATTAATCATAGCACCACAAGTAGGAAATTCTCTCAAATTTTGCATTTCATCCCATAATTTCTTCAGTTTGTCATAATATGTAACAATAGTCATGTTTTGTTGAGTAAGATTCTCGATCTCTTTCTTTAATTGGTAGATTAATGGACCATTAGAATGACCAAATTTTTCAGTTAATTCACACCATAGTTCAGCAGCATTATCAATATAACCAAAATCATCAGCTAACTCAtgattcattgaactcaaaatccAGCTAACAACCATAAAATCAGCTCCTTTCCATTTCGGATAATCTTTGTGATTAACAGTTGGTTTTGTTATTCCACCATTGATGAATCCTTCTTTGTTTTTAGCAATCAAATCACGTTTAACATTTCTACTTCATCCAACAAAATTCACACCAGTGAAAACAACAGCAACTAAGGAAGAGGTTGGATTATCTGAATTAGCGATCAAATAAGGATCAAAATTGTCAACATTACCTCCATTATTGTTTATGTTGTTGTGCGAACTATCACTTTCAGAATCTTCAATCGCCATTATAGTAAAGAGATGAGCAAATCACTCTATCAATCGCCAAACAAACTTCGGAGTTTATGCAAGAAACTTCGCCATCACAATCGTAATCCGCAAGAAATGTTGCAATAAACTTTCAGTAATCAAACACTCGTAGCTTTGATTTAAGAACATATCAGATTAATCTCAAAATGAGCTAACCTCAATCTCAAATCAGAGAtttctgctctgataccatgaagaaaCTCAAAGATATTTGCAGAGAGAATTTGGGAGGGAAATTAATTATATTCGAATTATTCTCACACAATGAAGCAAAGCAGAACAAACTGCTTATATACAAAGCCATAAGGTCAGCTCAGCAATAACAGAATTGTAACAAACTCTtgttataattaataataaaataaaaataaataatatttcctATACAAGCACTATCATCTATACACAAATTCTTAAGCTTAATAGTAAGAATTCTACTAATCATCTCACTTTTTACACAATGAATTAGTGTGTTAGCAGGCTGCAACTTTTGGGACTAGAAAACCTCGTTTCGAGCTCTCCGGATATGGTACACCAGAGCTagaaaacaaacttcaaaaactCTTGTACTGAACTTTGATTTACCTCTTCTTCCGATGGCTAGCTCTGACTGCAATATTCATACTCCAAATTTTCTGTCGATCCATATCCAATTCATCAACTCTTACATACACTTTCTACTATAAAGAcactcaaaaaatatatgttcATGAGTTTCATTTGCACCACCACATAGCTGACAGATACTCCCATCGCATATTGACATCTTAATCACTCTGTCTCTAGTTTCCAGCCTATGATTAATGGCCAACCAAGCTATAAATTGATGTTTTGGAATAGCCATCTTCTCCCATATGCAACTATCCCAGCAGACCCTGGGTTTACTGATTCTCAGAGCTTCATAACCATGCTTTATTCTATAAGCGCTCCCTGGCCCCAAGTGAGCAGGGTTTATATATCACACTCTTCAGTTTTTCTTTCACTGCACAtagttttttggattttttaccaaaaaggaccttttataaacggttttttgtgagaaaggaccttttatgaaGAAATTGGTGATATGGGACctaaaacataaatttttttgttgattgggaCCTTTTACCGGTTTTTTTGGAGTTGACCCAAGATTCCGGCAACGACTTTGACATGTGGCAACCGGAGAGTGCCACGTGtccatttaatgattaaaaaataataaaaaataatattttgcccaaaacaaaaaatattatcgattttttttttttgccccaaatcgatttttttttccccttattttgGGAAGAACCCTAACTTTTTCGACGCAAAATTAGAACAATTGAGGGAAATTTGAGGGGAAAATATAGCAAACCTCATTCGTGTGGctatgaaattatgaataacaATTCGTGGCAGACAATTTCAGTGACGAACTTTAAGGCAATTGGGATTTTGGAGGGAGAAttggagcaaaaaaaaaatcgatttggggccaaaaaaaaaaaaaatcgatttggggcaaaaaaaaaattagaaattttttttttttttttgggggcaaactttttttttaaaaaaaaaaaatcattaaatgGACACGTGGCCTTCTCCGGTTGCCATGTGTCAAAGTCGTTGCCGGAATCTTGGGTCAACTCCAAGAAACCGGTAAAAGGtcccaatcaacaaaaaaatttatgttttaggtcccatttcaccaatttcgtcataaaaggtcctttctcgcaaaaaaacgtttataaaaggtcctttttaacaaaaaaacctattatttatttatcgtCCGGTTTTGATTCAGAGTAAGTTAGGTGATCTAGAAAAAGGAAGGATCGGGCATGGGCGTTGTTACAGTTTAGTGAAAGGAAGAGTAGTTTCTTCACTTGACTTGACCAATAATGTTATATGCCTTTTTTTAAGGgacgatgataaaggtcgcaagttgcgacaacatttagttgtcgcaatcttacgtgtcgcagtttaattggtacatataagcgccacgtaggctacgcgtcatcataatatttttactattaattcaatatttctactacgaaaatatgtaaataaggtagccgatataaaaaaggaaaaaagttagaatattaagattttcctaccctttttataacatgtataataaaaaatataagttaaatattttaatttccaatttaaatcatgacacataagcatgccacgtcatcattgtgacacggtttAAAGGTCGCacgttgcgacctttatcattttcgtttttTAAGTTTCTTTTTGTGGTATTTAACGGAGATAATATATACTTAGAATGTTTTTCTGTTGTAATTTGCACTGCTCGATGCAAATGAATTGAAATTTCAACTAACTTGATGATTGTTATTGTGTAGATAACACGTAAATTTTATGTCATCCTCCACTAACTAATTTTATGCCTATTCCATCACCAACTTACGTACTCCGTACTCTTGTGTGAAAACTGTTTTATGCTAAGATAATTCTCTATTATTCACCTAATTGTCATAGGCAGTGGCAGAGCCACCGTGGGTGCAGCTCACCATCCAAAAAAAAAGTTGAGAGCTAAGAGATGGGCGTAACTATATGATAAACCTAAGAGACCAGTCCTCTGAAATAGCCGGCCTCTAAACTTTTGGGTAACGGATCGTTCAATTCAAATCTAACAGACCAGTTAGGTAAATACGCGTGTCCCTTAAATTTAGTTATTCATTTCACCATTTATATGAAACCCGTAGAGAATAATTGTAATAATTTTGTAGGTATTTTATTGTAACATGAATATTTATAACTTTTGGGACGatacatttttttaattatatattgtGGATGATGGTAACACAACACCCTAAAAATCCTGGATACGCCACTGCCGACaacccggaaaaaaaaaatgggCTATGTCACTGGTTATAGGTTCATCATAcctaatactccctctgtatttatttaagggatacacttttctttttcggccgtattttTTTTAGGGATACACTTTCATTTTTCGgccatatttatttaagagatacacttgtcatttttagtaacttattaaCCCCacaatctaattaaataatctatctacaccccaccctcACCCCCACCccttaaaatgacatggtccccacttggtttacttattaaaatatctacccaacctcacttgttttattactttatttcattcaattctttttcttaatacccgtgcccagccaagtgtatcccttaaataaatacggaatgAGTAATACACTCTTAACCCTAatctatatacttcgtatatattattaaatctccaagATAATGCATGGTATCACTCCACGTGTCGCCACTACTTGAAAAATGACATGGTGCCATGTCATTCATACATATTACACATATTggtaaatcacaaaaaaaatgttcacatCAATGCTCGAACACGTACAATATCTTGCTTTCATTAATTTAAAGTTTTAACCACCACTCCACTTCATCAAGTTATGActttaaatcaataaaaaaaaaaacaatacgtGGTATCAACGTTAACAATTTAATGCTCAATGTTTGAGTAACCATTTATGATAATATAAAATTGTTCAATTTTTCAAATCTTACATGGAACCGTTAAAAAAATGTaaccaaaataggaaaaacCATTGTACCTAATTTTTAGATGGCCTAATATGTTCCCCTAAAAGGTTTGTAAGATCACAACCCAATGTATAATttgtaatttaaaaaaattcttATAAGGTACTACGTATAAGTGAAGAATAAAAAATCGAGGTTTTTATATACAAGTCAAGTAAATTACTCAAAAAAATTGTTAACCATTTTTAGTTCTTAAACAATATATTACATGCGTAATGCTCCGTATAATGAAATTTACAGTATGTGtaagtgaattttttttaataaaaataatttcaaaatcatGTAAATACCCGGGGCATCGTCCGAGCCATTACCACTAGTTTAACTTTGAATTCTTACAATGTCCTCAAGCTCAATTTGGCACGTCATTTTAGGCGTTTTAAATGATAAGGTGTTAAAATTTGAAGTCATCTTAAATGATTAATGCGATTTGTTAAGCATCTTAAATATAATATAAGTTTTTGAAATTGACTTAACTTGAGACGTTACTTTGAGTAGTGTTTCAATTTAAGGTCCTTAAATTTTCATGTATTTtacctttaatttttttatttaaaacgatTATTTTACAAATTTTAGATCCTTAAACCATTAATTCTACCAAACAAGTCATCTAATTAGATACCTTATGTTTCATCACCTTATCCGTTTCAGCTACAACCTTTCCAGTTTCAGCTTACTTATCAGTTTCGGCTTTATTTCAGTTAGTTTTGTCAAATATAGCCTTAAGTCTGGAAACGCTCACTAGTCACTAACGGAGTAATTAACTTAAACCGTCAAACAAGAGAATAGCTTGATCGCGCATTTACGAAATGTTTATTTTTGGTGTAAAAAGAGTCATAAAGGACAATGCAACAAAATGGTGTCGACATGATTCAATCTCACGTCTTAAATATCGTTCCTTATATTTTATCAACTAAACTAGTTGATATCTACTTCGTATTATATTCCATGCACATTTACCAAATGTGATTATATAGGGGTAACATTTAGTAGGTGGAAGTGGCAGGCAAAGCAGCATTgacacaataaaaaaaaatgtaagtgACACACAATGGTAATGATTCGGAGCTGTAGTTATCCATCCTCTAGAGTCGAGAGGCAGAGAGTAGTCTCTGTCTATATTCCCAACATATTGACTAAGCAGGAATTTTTATATCAAAACTCACATAAGTCACATTGCATATTCCATTATTCTTTCTTCTCCAAAGTCAAATATCATATCATCACTTTATTGCTCCATTTATTGTTGCTACCTGTTATCTTCAGTAACTATGTACTCCAACTATTTCCCTTTT contains:
- the LOC130461741 gene encoding uncharacterized protein; this encodes MAIEDSESDSSHNNINNNGGNVDNFDPYLIANSDNPTSSLVAVVFTGFINGGITKPTVNHKDYPKWKGADFMVVSWILSSMNHELADDFGYIDNAAELWCELTEKFGHSNGPLIYQLKKEIENLTQQNMTIVTYYDKLKKLWDEMQNLREFPTCGAMINCSCHFLKKIAEFEEEDKMMKFLLGLNGGFDSIVTNVLSMDPLPIINRFFSITQQIEKQKE